A single genomic interval of Saccharothrix saharensis harbors:
- a CDS encoding CPBP family intramembrane glutamic endopeptidase has product MEDLDARTRRGYRLELLLVFAVTLGLSGARSLVRLLDSLLDPVPLNEQKVAINVPRARFDLLDLVAQLLGVAQLAAWGGLGLYLLWQGGIKLGALGLDRTRIGPDALGSLGLAAVIGIPGLVFYLVAWNLGLNLAVLPSTLDSSWWRAAVLVLSAIGNAWAEEVLVVGYFITRLRQLGWRENTALLASAVLRGSYHLYQGFGGFVGNVVMGLVFGKVWQRTNRLWVLVVAHALLDVVAFVGYTLLRGHVSWLP; this is encoded by the coding sequence ATGGAGGACCTCGACGCCCGGACGCGCCGCGGCTACCGGCTCGAACTGCTGCTCGTCTTCGCCGTGACGCTCGGGTTGTCCGGGGCGCGCAGCCTGGTGCGGTTGCTGGACAGCCTGCTGGACCCGGTGCCGCTGAACGAGCAGAAGGTCGCGATCAACGTCCCGCGGGCGCGGTTCGACCTGCTGGACCTGGTCGCTCAGCTGTTGGGCGTCGCGCAGTTGGCGGCGTGGGGCGGGTTGGGCCTGTACCTGCTGTGGCAGGGCGGGATCAAGCTGGGGGCGCTGGGCCTGGACCGGACGCGGATCGGGCCGGACGCGCTGGGCAGCCTGGGGTTGGCGGCGGTGATCGGCATCCCGGGGCTGGTCTTCTACCTGGTCGCGTGGAACCTGGGGTTGAACCTGGCGGTGCTGCCGTCCACGTTGGACTCGTCGTGGTGGCGCGCCGCGGTGCTGGTGCTGTCCGCGATCGGGAACGCGTGGGCGGAGGAGGTGCTGGTCGTCGGGTACTTCATCACCCGGCTGCGGCAGTTGGGGTGGCGGGAGAACACGGCGTTGCTGGCCAGCGCGGTGCTGCGCGGCTCGTACCACCTGTACCAGGGGTTCGGCGGGTTCGTCGGCAACGTGGTGATGGGGTTGGTGTTCGGCAAGGTGTGGCAGCGCACGAACCGGTTGTGGGTGTTGGTGGTGGCGCACGCGCTGCTCGACGTGGTCGCGTTCGTCGGCTACACGCTGCTGCGCGGTCACGTGTCCTGGTTGCCCTGA
- a CDS encoding DUF2470 domain-containing protein: MNETRRPPTPHPAERARTIAARGGRAALLPSDGAETRITPVLHHVHPDGEATIVLPDEHPLVEAARRSELTAMLEVADQAPVALREPVRGLLWITGWLRTLSAEQARVASVLVAEARPDPRLLDVGHGASVLRLSPASLVVADAEGTTSLRPELFAQAEPDPFAAHEDHWLRHLELSHRDVVGLLAQHLPADLKGGHVRPLGLDRFGLRLRVEMADEDHDVRIAFSRPVGTAQELAAELRRLMGCPFLAQRR, encoded by the coding sequence GTGAACGAGACACGGCGACCGCCGACGCCGCACCCGGCGGAGCGGGCCCGCACGATCGCCGCCCGGGGTGGGCGCGCGGCCCTGTTGCCGTCGGACGGCGCGGAGACCCGGATCACGCCGGTGCTGCACCACGTGCACCCGGACGGCGAGGCGACGATCGTGCTGCCGGACGAGCACCCGCTGGTCGAGGCGGCGCGCCGGTCCGAGCTGACGGCGATGCTGGAGGTGGCCGACCAGGCGCCGGTGGCGTTGCGGGAGCCGGTGCGCGGCCTGCTGTGGATCACGGGGTGGTTGCGCACGCTCTCCGCCGAGCAGGCGCGGGTGGCGAGCGTCCTGGTGGCCGAGGCACGGCCGGACCCGCGGTTGCTGGACGTGGGGCACGGCGCGTCGGTGTTGCGGTTGTCGCCCGCGTCGCTGGTGGTGGCGGACGCGGAGGGCACGACGTCGTTGCGGCCGGAGTTGTTCGCACAGGCGGAGCCGGACCCGTTCGCGGCGCACGAGGACCACTGGCTGCGTCACCTGGAGCTGTCGCACCGGGACGTGGTGGGTCTGCTCGCGCAGCACCTCCCGGCGGACTTGAAGGGCGGTCACGTCCGCCCGCTGGGCCTGGACCGGTTCGGGTTGCGGCTGCGGGTGGAGATGGCCGACGAGGACCACGACGTGCGGATCGCGTTCTCCCGGCCGGTCGGCACGGCGCAGGAGCTGGCCGCCGAGCTGCGCCGGTTGATGGGGTGTCCGTTCCTGGCGCAACGGCGCTGA